In Pseudosulfitobacter pseudonitzschiae, the sequence GCAGCGGACCGATCAGGTTGCGCTGCCAACACCGGCGCGACGGGCTGCACTTCAGTATTGCGGACGAAGGGATGCCAATGCCTGGCGAATGTACCCCGCTTGGGCTGGCCGTGAATGTGGCCGTTGACCTGATGGATACACCCGAGGGCGGCTTTGGCTGGTTTCTGATCCGCGATCTGGCAAAGGATGTCTCGTACCAGCGGCACGGGTCCGTAAATCATTTGTCGCTGCGCATGGCCGTCGCTATCGGGTAATTCCGTTTTGCGGGCGTGGCCGATCCCGCCCGCAAAACACCACTGTTGACGCAAACCCTAAAACCGCCCGATTGGCTCCATATTCTCGCCTTGATCCACAAGCAAACATGTACTTGTAGCTGCATATAGCTTCCCTCGGTGTCGTGTGTAACAGCCCCCACCCAGTGCACGGCACCGAGGATTTCATTCCACATATTTCTACAGACTTGGCCTTTGGCCATTGCCCCGCTAGGTATCAGACAACTGACACTTAGAAGGATGATCCATGCGCGACTTTCACTTTCCGGGCCGTTCGCCCGTTCTGGCCACAAACGGAATGTGCGCAACGTCGCATCCCCTTGCCGCAGCCACCGCCATCGACATTCTGAAACGCGGCGGCAACGCGATGGACGCCGCAATTGCGGGCGCGGTGCTGTTGGGTATTTGTGAACCGCAAATGACAGGCATTGGCGGCGATTGTTTCGTGCTGTGGTCAATGCCAGGCGAGACCAAGGTTCACGCCCTGAATGGATCGGGCCGCGCACCCGCAGGACTGGACGCCGCAATGCTGCGTGATGCAGGCCACGACACCGTGCCGCTGGGCAGCCCTCATGCGGTCACCATACCCGGTGCCGTAGATGCGTTCTGCACCCTGTCAGAACGTGTCGGCAAACTGGGCCTTGATACGCTGCTGGCCCCGACCATCCACTATGCCGAAGCCGGTGTGCCCGTCGCCCCGCGCGTCGCGTCCGACTGGATCCCCTGTGCAACCGCGCTGCAAGGGTCAGCCCGCGACACCTATATGGTTAACGGCAAGGTTCCCAAAACCGGCGAGATTTTTCGCGCGCCCAAGCAGGCCGAAGTGCTGCGCCGCATCGCCAAAGACGGGCGTGACGCGTTTTATACCGGCGAGGTTGCCGAGGACATGATTACCACGCTGACAGCACTGGGCGGTGCGCACACTGCACAGGATTTCGCCAATGCGGCCTGCACCGACACCACACCGGTCGCCGGTGCTTACAAAGACATCGAAGTGGTCGAGCATCCGCCAAACGGTCAGGGTGCCGTGGCCCTTTTGCTGCTGAATATCCTCAAGCATTTTGACATCGCGTCGATGGACCCCTTTGGTGCGCAGCGCGCCCATATCGAAGCCGAAGCCGCCAAGCTGGCCTATGATGCGCGCAACCGGTTTCTGGCGGACGCCGATCACATGACCAGGATCGACCACCTGCTGTCCGAAGACACAGCCGCCAAGCTGGCCGCCCTGATCAACCCCAAACGTGCGATGGCAAACGCCACGCACCTGTCGGAAGCCGTTCACAAAGACACCATCTATATCACTGTGGTTGATGGCGACGGCATGATCGTGTCGCTGATCTATTCAATCTTTCACGGTTTCGGGTCGGGCATCGCCTCGGACAAATTCGGCATTCTGTTCCAGAACCGTGGCGCAGGATTTTCACTG encodes:
- a CDS encoding ATP-binding protein; its protein translation is MLAESPIPPVHASLPEVRINVDSGPQAARQALDQLKRNLAPLSLDIEEFGAVELVLAEAMNNICEHAYAAGARSGPIRLRCQHRRDGLHFSIADEGMPMPGECTPLGLAVNVAVDLMDTPEGGFGWFLIRDLAKDVSYQRHGSVNHLSLRMAVAIG
- the ggt gene encoding gamma-glutamyltransferase, producing MRDFHFPGRSPVLATNGMCATSHPLAAATAIDILKRGGNAMDAAIAGAVLLGICEPQMTGIGGDCFVLWSMPGETKVHALNGSGRAPAGLDAAMLRDAGHDTVPLGSPHAVTIPGAVDAFCTLSERVGKLGLDTLLAPTIHYAEAGVPVAPRVASDWIPCATALQGSARDTYMVNGKVPKTGEIFRAPKQAEVLRRIAKDGRDAFYTGEVAEDMITTLTALGGAHTAQDFANAACTDTTPVAGAYKDIEVVEHPPNGQGAVALLLLNILKHFDIASMDPFGAQRAHIEAEAAKLAYDARNRFLADADHMTRIDHLLSEDTAAKLAALINPKRAMANATHLSEAVHKDTIYITVVDGDGMIVSLIYSIFHGFGSGIASDKFGILFQNRGAGFSLTQGHPNELKGGKRPMHTIIPGIIRSNGKPVMPFGVMGGQYQPTGHARFVTNQTDFGMDPQAAIDAPRCFSDRGVLQVERGYSEAVRQELADMGHTVEIPDSALGGAQAIKVHDTGVLEGASDPRKDGCALGY